Proteins encoded by one window of Bradyrhizobium sp. B097:
- a CDS encoding response regulator has protein sequence MLRGIGRLLREYGFASRLFETGTALLSDGGFDGALCLILDINLSDGSGIELRHRLADQGIEVPVIYITGNDNPATRMAAMASGCVAYLTKPFTAKSLMQPIEQLLVGAASARLDHSSMA, from the coding sequence ATGCTCCGGGGAATCGGACGGCTGCTTCGGGAATATGGATTTGCATCCAGATTATTCGAGACCGGAACTGCTTTGCTAAGTGACGGTGGCTTCGATGGCGCGCTGTGTCTGATCCTGGACATCAATCTCAGCGATGGTTCAGGGATCGAGCTGCGGCATCGCCTGGCGGATCAAGGCATCGAGGTCCCCGTCATTTACATCACCGGAAATGACAACCCGGCGACACGCATGGCCGCAATGGCATCGGGATGCGTGGCCTATCTGACCAAGCCGTTCACGGCAAAGTCGCTGATGCAGCCGATCGAACAATTATTGGTTGGCGCAGCGAGCGCGCGTCTCGATCATTCGTCGATGGCTTGA
- a CDS encoding potassium channel family protein has translation MLFQLIVGSAVSAINIVLHSLFTVGVIGLLRNVTLSATGRFGLQLSGVMVATALILMMAHTLEIVVWSLAYLAIGAAPADSNLLYFAFVNYTTLGYGDVVPVKQWLLVGPMAAMNGILMFGWSTAVLFEVLQKTIERQGTLPKSR, from the coding sequence ATGTTATTTCAACTCATCGTGGGATCGGCGGTCAGCGCGATCAATATTGTACTGCACTCGTTGTTCACCGTCGGGGTGATCGGACTGCTGCGCAATGTCACCCTGAGCGCCACTGGCCGGTTTGGGCTGCAGCTCAGCGGTGTGATGGTGGCGACCGCGCTCATACTGATGATGGCTCACACCTTGGAGATCGTCGTGTGGTCACTGGCCTATCTTGCAATTGGTGCAGCGCCCGCGGACAGCAATCTGCTTTATTTCGCCTTTGTGAATTACACCACGCTCGGCTATGGCGACGTCGTTCCGGTCAAGCAGTGGCTGCTGGTCGGCCCGATGGCCGCCATGAACGGCATCCTGATGTTCGGCTGGTCGACGGCGGTCCTGTTCGAGGTGCTGCAAAAGACCATCGAACGCCAGGGGACGCTCCCGAAATCCCGGTAA
- a CDS encoding invasion associated locus B family protein, producing MLFAVNIGAAHSQQAPPPPAAVKDGAEVAPRGARAARDVKFGEWRKLCFTAAGARTLCRTTITGTFGTGQTAARVDLIEREDGTSRLQLFLPVGMYLQAGVKLSVDQQQVHRMPYTWCVSNMCIAADVADPTLIEQMDRGKMLSIEVVDTSILTLTTSVPLDRFATVRKGAPALTLDQAIDE from the coding sequence GTGCTGTTCGCGGTCAACATCGGTGCTGCACACAGCCAGCAGGCGCCCCCGCCGCCCGCTGCGGTCAAGGACGGCGCGGAGGTGGCTCCGCGGGGCGCACGCGCGGCGCGGGACGTTAAATTTGGCGAATGGCGAAAGCTCTGCTTCACCGCGGCTGGCGCCAGGACATTATGCCGGACCACGATCACCGGCACCTTCGGGACCGGCCAGACGGCCGCTCGCGTCGATCTGATCGAGCGCGAAGACGGGACCTCCCGCCTCCAGCTTTTCCTGCCGGTCGGGATGTACCTGCAAGCCGGGGTCAAGCTGTCGGTCGACCAGCAGCAGGTCCATCGCATGCCCTATACCTGGTGCGTGAGCAACATGTGCATTGCAGCCGATGTTGCCGATCCCACGCTCATCGAGCAAATGGATCGCGGAAAGATGCTCTCGATAGAGGTGGTCGACACCAGCATTCTGACCTTGACGACATCGGTGCCGCTCGACCGCTTTGCGACCGTTCGCAAGGGAGCACCCGCGCTGACGCTCGATCAAGCCATCGACGAATGA
- a CDS encoding ABC transporter substrate binding protein, which produces MGKVIRLSGLIILLASLLSPAGLWAQEVRPHSMLVLDQSDRRGPFYYQVFVGLREAVSAHGHAPTTIYTESLDLNRFGGEAYQEDFRRFLEEKYRDRPIGVVIAVGAAALELAIRWRPQLWPDTPIVFTLVEEADFRRLRPPAYVTGGIVTLKLKDAVLAARAVLPDLKTVVLVGAEWDRQVLFRNWKDQAAAGLPGLDLIEIIGRPMPDVIDKVAALPDHSAIIYTGLYSDGKGNYYPPSDALAFVAAKANRPIVVAAETFLEPGGIGGFVIVPSLIGAEAAHRALRLLDGEAPENLPPSIIDAVKPIFNWQQLQRWNVSEASLPKGSEIRFREPTFLEKYRWRAVALAAALLVQTMLIAFLLHERFMRRKAEVEARNRLSQLAHSNRQATAGELSSSIAHELNQPLGSILTNAESAELILGSPTPDLQEVREIISDIKRDDLRASEVIRRMRSLLKRVPFEKKEIDLNQTMREAFDFLKLQASARNVAIYLQTSPQTLLVKGDPVQLQQVILNLVVNSMDAMGKMPYGRTIIGRTEVNGGASAVISISDSGPGIPPDRLNEIFDPFFTTKEQGMGIGLSIARTIVLAHSGQIWAENQSGGGAAFHLSLPLAA; this is translated from the coding sequence ATGGGCAAGGTAATTCGGCTCTCTGGACTGATCATCCTGCTGGCGAGCTTGCTGTCGCCGGCTGGTCTCTGGGCGCAAGAGGTGCGCCCGCATTCCATGCTGGTGCTGGACCAGTCCGATCGGCGCGGCCCGTTCTACTATCAGGTCTTCGTTGGACTGAGGGAGGCCGTGAGCGCGCACGGTCACGCTCCGACGACAATCTACACGGAAAGCCTCGATCTCAATCGTTTCGGCGGTGAGGCCTATCAGGAGGATTTCCGGAGATTTCTCGAGGAGAAATACCGCGATCGACCGATCGGCGTCGTGATTGCCGTTGGAGCGGCGGCGCTCGAGCTTGCAATCCGCTGGCGCCCGCAGCTTTGGCCCGACACGCCGATCGTGTTTACGCTGGTCGAAGAGGCCGATTTCAGGCGATTGCGGCCGCCGGCCTATGTCACCGGCGGGATCGTGACCTTGAAGCTCAAGGATGCCGTCTTGGCTGCCCGCGCTGTGCTGCCAGACCTCAAGACGGTCGTGCTCGTTGGCGCAGAATGGGATCGGCAAGTTCTTTTTCGCAATTGGAAGGACCAGGCGGCGGCCGGCCTTCCGGGCCTCGACCTGATCGAGATCATCGGACGTCCGATGCCTGACGTCATCGACAAGGTTGCCGCGCTACCGGACCACAGCGCGATCATCTACACAGGGCTCTATAGCGACGGCAAAGGCAACTATTATCCACCCTCAGATGCCCTCGCATTTGTCGCAGCGAAGGCAAATCGTCCCATTGTCGTTGCGGCGGAGACGTTCCTCGAGCCGGGCGGCATCGGCGGATTCGTTATCGTCCCGTCCTTGATCGGCGCCGAGGCGGCACACAGGGCGCTGCGGCTCCTGGATGGCGAGGCGCCGGAAAACCTGCCGCCGTCGATCATCGATGCCGTGAAGCCGATCTTCAACTGGCAGCAGCTGCAGCGCTGGAATGTCAGCGAAGCCAGTCTGCCGAAAGGCAGCGAAATCCGCTTCCGGGAGCCGACCTTTCTGGAAAAGTATCGCTGGCGGGCCGTTGCGCTCGCTGCGGCGTTGCTGGTCCAGACCATGCTGATTGCGTTCCTGCTGCACGAGCGGTTCATGCGACGAAAGGCGGAGGTCGAGGCCCGCAATCGCCTTTCCCAGCTTGCTCATAGCAATCGACAGGCGACCGCCGGAGAATTGTCGTCCTCGATTGCGCATGAGCTCAACCAGCCGCTTGGCTCGATCCTGACCAATGCCGAGAGCGCGGAACTGATCCTCGGCTCGCCGACGCCCGACCTTCAGGAGGTGCGGGAAATCATTTCCGACATCAAGCGCGATGATTTGCGTGCGAGCGAGGTGATCCGGCGGATGCGCAGCCTGCTGAAGCGTGTGCCGTTTGAGAAGAAGGAGATCGATCTCAACCAGACCATGCGGGAAGCATTCGATTTCCTCAAGCTGCAGGCGTCGGCACGCAACGTCGCAATCTACCTGCAGACGTCGCCGCAGACCCTGCTGGTGAAAGGAGACCCGGTCCAGTTGCAGCAGGTCATTCTCAACCTCGTGGTCAATAGCATGGACGCAATGGGAAAGATGCCCTACGGACGCACGATCATCGGTCGTACCGAAGTCAACGGAGGGGCGTCGGCCGTGATTTCGATCTCCGATTCCGGTCCGGGAATTCCCCCGGACAGGCTGAACGAGATTTTCGATCCGTTCTTCACAACAAAGGAGCAGGGAATGGGCATCGGACTGTCTATCGCGCGGACGATCGTTCTGGCACATAGTGGTCAGATCTGGGCTGAGAACCAGTCCGGTGGTGGAGCGGCTTTCCATCTGTCATTGCCGCTGGCGGCATAG
- a CDS encoding response regulator, with protein MHAYVHIVDDDASFRTALERRLKLAGYRVATYASARQLLDQLPGDEDAGCILLDVRIPGMSGPELQIRLNELESTLPIVFLTGHADTATTVQAIKAGAEDFLTKPIASEQLIEAINRAVARHELTRSRRTRLDSLRALLARLTPRERQVFDLIVRGRINKQIAYELGTTERTIKAHRHQVMEKMKVQSLAELVSIAERLGARELDG; from the coding sequence ATGCACGCTTACGTGCATATTGTCGACGACGACGCCTCGTTTCGCACAGCACTTGAGCGCAGGCTCAAGCTCGCCGGCTACCGTGTTGCGACCTATGCATCGGCCCGGCAACTGCTTGATCAATTGCCGGGCGACGAAGATGCCGGCTGTATCCTGCTGGACGTGCGCATTCCCGGCATGAGTGGTCCGGAGCTGCAGATACGCCTCAACGAGCTGGAGTCAACGCTTCCGATCGTATTCCTCACTGGACATGCCGACACGGCGACGACCGTGCAGGCGATCAAGGCCGGAGCCGAGGATTTCCTGACCAAGCCGATCGCGTCAGAGCAACTGATCGAGGCAATCAATCGCGCTGTCGCGCGGCACGAGTTGACCCGCAGCCGGCGAACCAGGCTCGACTCACTCCGCGCGCTGCTGGCAAGGTTGACCCCGCGCGAGCGGCAGGTATTCGATTTGATTGTGCGCGGTCGGATCAACAAGCAGATCGCCTATGAGCTCGGCACGACGGAACGCACGATCAAGGCGCATCGTCACCAGGTCATGGAGAAGATGAAGGTGCAGTCGCTTGCCGAGCTGGTCTCGATCGCCGAGCGGCTCGGCGCGCGCGAGCTTGACGGTTGA
- a CDS encoding AI-2E family transporter produces the protein MKTLRQLVAGDEFIQLAIRLGLLALLIYWSFVLVRPFVPILAWSVVLAVALFPVFNWLTGMLGGRAGIAALVLTLTVLGVVIGPAAWLGIGAVEGVRELAGQLSAGNVAVPSPMPEIKDWPLIGGPLYDLWDRASINLRAVLREVVPHLKPLAGILFAFASNAGVGMLKFLLAVVLAGFLLPHGRQLAAACRGFLSRIVPEQSEHFLDLAGATIRAVSQGVIGVAVLQSLLAGVGFKLAGIPSAGLLAFVVMLLAIVQIGAAIVLFPVIIWLWSTKDFTTALALTLFFLVVGVLDNVLKPLVMGRGLTTPALVIFIGVIGGTLAHGIVGLFIGPIILAVGWELITAWIRDDRARLAGQG, from the coding sequence TTGAAAACCCTTCGCCAACTCGTGGCCGGAGACGAGTTCATCCAGCTCGCAATTCGCCTCGGGTTGCTGGCGCTGCTGATCTACTGGTCGTTCGTCCTGGTCCGCCCGTTCGTGCCGATCCTGGCCTGGAGTGTCGTACTCGCGGTCGCGCTCTTTCCGGTGTTCAACTGGCTCACAGGGATGCTCGGGGGCCGTGCAGGCATCGCGGCCCTGGTCCTGACCTTGACCGTATTGGGCGTCGTCATCGGACCGGCGGCCTGGCTCGGGATCGGGGCAGTGGAGGGGGTGCGGGAGCTCGCCGGACAACTGAGCGCCGGTAACGTGGCCGTGCCATCGCCGATGCCGGAGATCAAGGATTGGCCGCTGATCGGCGGCCCGCTCTACGACCTCTGGGACCGCGCGTCGATCAATCTGCGCGCCGTGTTGCGCGAGGTCGTGCCGCATCTGAAGCCGCTGGCCGGGATCCTGTTTGCGTTTGCCAGCAATGCCGGCGTCGGAATGTTGAAGTTTCTGCTGGCGGTCGTGCTGGCAGGGTTCCTGTTGCCCCACGGCCGGCAGCTTGCCGCGGCATGCAGGGGTTTCCTGTCCCGGATCGTGCCGGAGCAGAGCGAGCACTTCCTCGACCTCGCCGGCGCGACAATTCGGGCGGTTTCGCAGGGCGTCATCGGCGTCGCCGTCCTGCAGTCGCTGCTGGCCGGCGTTGGCTTCAAGCTGGCGGGGATTCCGAGCGCGGGGCTGCTGGCATTTGTCGTAATGCTGCTGGCGATCGTGCAGATCGGGGCGGCGATCGTGCTGTTTCCCGTCATCATCTGGCTCTGGTCGACCAAGGACTTCACGACGGCGCTCGCCCTGACGCTGTTCTTCCTGGTCGTCGGCGTCCTCGACAATGTGCTGAAGCCGCTGGTCATGGGGCGGGGCCTGACCACGCCGGCGCTCGTCATCTTTATCGGCGTGATCGGCGGCACGCTGGCGCATGGCATCGTGGGCCTGTTCATCGGTCCCATCATTCTCGCGGTCGGCTGGGAGTTGATTACGGCATGGATCCGGGACGACCGCGCCCGGCTGGCGGGGCAGGGATGA
- a CDS encoding helix-turn-helix domain-containing protein encodes MFAHVIVRPANVPSILGGLTAQHANFITSEFHYRRGAEIYGEKEPAEYVYQIVSGAVRSYKLLSDGRRQIGAFHLAGDIFGLENAETHRFTAEAIVDTNVRLTKRMSLERVAHSDSTLARNLLIMTTSNLQHAEDHMLLLGRKTALERVAAFLLEMDRRLTGVGVVALPMCRRDIADYLGLTLETVSRALSRLHAYGALNFLGSNQREIMLVDRDQLSRLDN; translated from the coding sequence ATGTTCGCTCACGTCATTGTCAGACCGGCAAACGTACCGAGCATCCTCGGTGGGCTGACCGCCCAGCACGCCAACTTCATCACCAGCGAATTCCACTACAGAAGGGGTGCCGAGATCTACGGCGAGAAGGAGCCCGCGGAGTACGTCTACCAGATCGTTTCCGGCGCTGTCCGCAGCTACAAGCTGCTCTCCGACGGACGGCGTCAGATCGGTGCTTTTCACCTCGCCGGAGACATTTTCGGCCTTGAGAATGCCGAAACCCATCGCTTCACGGCCGAAGCGATCGTCGACACGAACGTGCGCCTCACCAAGCGGATGAGCCTCGAACGGGTCGCCCATTCCGACTCCACCCTCGCTCGCAACCTGCTGATCATGACCACGAGCAACCTGCAGCATGCCGAAGACCACATGCTGCTGCTCGGCCGCAAGACCGCATTGGAGCGGGTCGCCGCGTTTCTGCTCGAAATGGACCGCCGGCTGACCGGCGTCGGCGTCGTCGCCCTGCCGATGTGCCGGCGCGATATCGCCGACTATCTCGGGCTGACGCTGGAGACCGTATCGCGTGCACTATCCAGGCTGCACGCCTACGGGGCCCTCAACTTCCTCGGCTCGAACCAGCGCGAAATCATGCTGGTTGACCGCGACCAGCTCTCCAGATTGGACAACTGA
- the aspD gene encoding aspartate 4-decarboxylase yields MADLLTLKKFEALSPFEIKDELINLAKSNSKRSQMPFLNAGRGNPNWVATTPREGFFLLGQFAITESKRVMEHPAGIGGMPQAKGIARRFEAWLAQHKDMPGASFLTEMLPFAVKKFGFDPDAFVHELVDSIIGDNYPVPDRMLVHNEKIVHEYLMWAVCGEPRPAGKFDIYAVEGGTAAMCYLFKSLKANRLLVPGDTIALATPIFTPYIEMTHLEDYDLKVVQIRAPQENKFQFTDEEIRKLEDPKVKAFFVVNPSNPPGMALSKETIAKLANLVKTKRPDLMILTDDVYGTFVHNFRSLLGELPHNTIGVYSYSKYFGCTGWRLGAIAIHEDNIFDKMIARLPDDAVKALDKRYGPLTLEPRKLKLIDRIVADSRDVALNHTAGLSLPQQVMMSLFSLSEMMDVKKAYQAACMEIVNKRLWSLLDGLGLADKLTPNPNYDAYYALIDFEFWARKNIGDDAVEHLKKNIHPLDLAFRLAEAHGIVLLNGGGFDAPEWSLRVSLANLPDDVYDDIGRGVRAIARGYRDAHEAATGNKGGARR; encoded by the coding sequence ATGGCCGATCTTCTGACCTTAAAGAAATTCGAGGCGTTGAGCCCCTTCGAGATCAAGGACGAGTTGATTAACCTCGCGAAGAGCAATTCGAAGCGCAGTCAGATGCCCTTCCTGAACGCCGGGCGCGGCAATCCGAACTGGGTGGCGACGACGCCGCGCGAGGGCTTCTTCCTGCTCGGGCAGTTCGCCATCACCGAGAGCAAGCGGGTGATGGAGCATCCGGCGGGCATCGGCGGCATGCCGCAGGCCAAGGGGATTGCCCGGCGGTTCGAGGCGTGGCTTGCCCAGCACAAGGACATGCCGGGCGCGAGCTTCCTGACCGAGATGCTGCCCTTTGCGGTCAAGAAGTTCGGCTTCGATCCCGACGCCTTCGTCCACGAACTCGTCGACTCGATCATCGGCGACAATTATCCGGTGCCGGACCGCATGCTGGTGCACAACGAAAAGATCGTGCACGAATATCTGATGTGGGCGGTCTGCGGCGAGCCGCGGCCGGCCGGAAAATTCGACATCTATGCGGTCGAGGGCGGCACGGCGGCGATGTGCTACCTGTTCAAGTCGCTGAAGGCCAATCGGCTGCTGGTGCCTGGTGATACGATTGCGCTGGCGACGCCGATCTTCACGCCCTACATCGAGATGACGCACCTGGAAGACTACGATCTGAAGGTCGTTCAGATCAGGGCTCCGCAGGAAAACAAATTCCAGTTCACCGACGAGGAAATCAGGAAGCTGGAGGATCCGAAGGTCAAGGCCTTCTTCGTCGTCAATCCGTCCAATCCGCCGGGGATGGCGTTGAGCAAGGAGACGATCGCCAAGTTGGCCAATCTGGTCAAGACCAAGCGCCCCGACCTGATGATCCTCACCGACGACGTCTATGGAACCTTCGTGCACAACTTCCGTTCGCTGCTCGGCGAGCTTCCGCACAACACCATCGGCGTGTATTCCTATTCGAAGTATTTCGGCTGCACGGGATGGCGGTTAGGGGCCATTGCCATCCACGAAGACAACATCTTCGACAAGATGATCGCCAGGCTTCCGGACGACGCCGTGAAGGCGCTCGACAAGCGCTACGGGCCGCTGACGCTTGAGCCGCGCAAGCTCAAACTGATCGACCGCATTGTGGCCGACAGCCGCGACGTGGCGCTCAATCACACCGCGGGACTATCGTTGCCACAGCAGGTGATGATGAGCCTGTTCTCGCTCTCCGAGATGATGGACGTGAAAAAGGCCTATCAGGCCGCCTGCATGGAAATCGTCAACAAGCGCCTGTGGTCGCTGCTCGACGGGCTCGGGCTTGCCGACAAGCTAACCCCGAATCCGAACTACGATGCCTACTATGCCCTCATCGATTTCGAGTTCTGGGCCCGAAAGAACATCGGCGACGATGCCGTCGAACACCTGAAGAAGAATATCCACCCGTTGGATCTCGCGTTCCGGTTGGCCGAGGCCCACGGAATCGTGCTGCTGAACGGAGGCGGCTTCGATGCTCCCGAATGGTCGCTTCGGGTATCGCTCGCAAACCTTCCTGACGATGTCTACGACGATATCGGACGAGGCGTCCGGGCCATCGCCAGAGGCTATCGCGATGCCCACGAAGCGGCGACCGGGAACAAGGGAGGCGCAAGGCGCTGA
- a CDS encoding dienelactone hydrolase: MRQHGLRALATVTLLLLGLTTPARADDTSPSQRIQEEIWALPLPLPMFAYLVRPLGDGPFPLVIMNHGVSLKARDRSFFPLVEFRDAAMWFARRGYLVVAPVGTGYGAAAIDIPERGLYGPFFSKIGKCANPNFLDPGLAVAQVDLWIIDYMAAEKRTLPNGVVVVGQSAGGWAAIALSSLNPPQVKAIITFAAGRGGRVDGKPNNNCGPEKLVEATGVFGHTSRVPMLWLYIENDTFFGPALSKRMYEAFTRAGGRAEYHLLPPFGDEGHFLIGSPDAIPIWSPLVERFLDNVR; the protein is encoded by the coding sequence ATGCGTCAGCACGGCTTACGGGCCCTCGCGACCGTAACACTTCTCCTGCTTGGTCTGACCACCCCGGCACGCGCCGACGACACAAGCCCATCCCAACGCATCCAGGAGGAGATCTGGGCATTGCCGCTGCCGCTACCCATGTTCGCCTATCTGGTTCGACCGCTCGGCGACGGCCCTTTCCCGTTGGTCATCATGAACCACGGCGTGTCGCTGAAGGCCCGGGATCGCAGCTTCTTCCCGCTGGTCGAGTTTCGTGATGCCGCAATGTGGTTTGCGCGGCGCGGCTATCTCGTGGTGGCACCGGTCGGCACCGGCTATGGCGCTGCGGCCATCGATATTCCGGAGCGCGGTCTTTATGGCCCGTTCTTCTCCAAGATCGGGAAATGCGCCAATCCGAATTTCCTCGATCCGGGTCTCGCCGTCGCGCAGGTCGATCTCTGGATCATTGATTACATGGCCGCCGAAAAGCGCACCTTGCCGAACGGCGTCGTCGTCGTCGGGCAGTCGGCCGGCGGCTGGGCCGCGATTGCGCTGTCGAGCCTTAACCCGCCGCAAGTCAAGGCCATCATCACCTTCGCGGCGGGCCGCGGCGGCCGTGTCGACGGCAAGCCCAACAACAATTGCGGTCCCGAAAAACTGGTCGAAGCAACCGGCGTGTTTGGCCACACGTCGCGGGTGCCCATGCTGTGGCTCTACATCGAGAATGACACGTTCTTCGGCCCGGCCCTGTCGAAGCGAATGTACGAGGCCTTCACGCGCGCCGGCGGCCGGGCCGAGTACCATCTATTGCCGCCGTTCGGCGACGAGGGGCATTTCCTGATCGGCTCTCCCGATGCCATTCCCATCTGGTCGCCATTGGTCGAGCGATTTCTGGACAACGTTCGCTAG